In Salinigranum marinum, one DNA window encodes the following:
- a CDS encoding DUF7344 domain-containing protein has product MSVDATNTTFEHPPTDRPHERPTGSEDEEFGPDDVFHLLQNQRRRRVLRCLRGVEGTVSMSDLTEQVAAWEHGTTVEALTSTQRQRVYIALYQRHLPKLDDMDVLDYNQSRGFVTPRVRAERIVDYLDMATESGLVGAGGPSADTSEDAGGERTNGETDDTDARWRRYSLAFAIVGAAVLAMAALDVPLLASVSELGVAVVVVVGFVLLSVGRWCT; this is encoded by the coding sequence ATGTCAGTCGACGCGACGAATACCACGTTCGAACACCCACCCACGGACCGCCCACACGAGCGCCCAACCGGCTCCGAGGACGAGGAGTTCGGACCGGACGACGTCTTTCACCTCCTCCAGAACCAGCGGCGGCGACGCGTGCTCAGGTGCCTCCGCGGCGTCGAGGGGACCGTCTCCATGTCCGACCTCACCGAACAGGTCGCCGCCTGGGAACACGGCACGACGGTCGAGGCGCTCACGTCGACACAGCGCCAGCGCGTCTACATCGCGCTCTACCAGCGACACCTCCCCAAACTCGACGACATGGACGTCCTCGACTACAACCAGAGTCGGGGGTTCGTGACGCCACGCGTCCGTGCCGAACGGATCGTCGACTACCTCGACATGGCGACCGAGAGCGGGCTCGTCGGCGCAGGCGGTCCTTCGGCCGACACCTCCGAGGACGCCGGAGGGGAGAGGACGAACGGCGAGACGGACGACACGGACGCCCGGTGGCGGCGGTACTCGCTCGCGTTCGCCATCGTCGGGGCCGCCGTGCTCGCGATGGCGGCCCTCGACGTCCCCCTCCTCGCCTCGGTATCGGAACTCGGCGTGGCCGTCGTGGTGGTGGTGGGGTTCGTGCTTCTCTCGGTCGGACGGTGGTGTACGTAA
- a CDS encoding TATA-box-binding protein yields MSTPADSIEIQNVVASTGIGQELDLEALAEDLPGADFNPDNFPGLVYRTQNPKAAALIFRSGKIVCTGAKSIDDVHEALGIIFQKLRDLQIPVEDDPEITVQNIVSSADLGHNLNLNALAIGLGLEDVEYEPEQFPGLVYRMDEPKVVILLFGSGKIVITGGKRTSDAETAVVEIVDRIEGLGLLG; encoded by the coding sequence ATGAGTACACCGGCAGACTCTATCGAGATTCAGAACGTCGTTGCATCGACCGGGATCGGCCAGGAGTTAGACCTCGAAGCCCTCGCGGAGGACCTCCCGGGGGCGGATTTCAACCCGGACAACTTCCCGGGACTCGTCTACCGCACACAGAACCCGAAAGCCGCCGCGCTCATCTTCCGCTCGGGGAAGATCGTCTGCACGGGCGCGAAGAGCATCGACGATGTCCACGAGGCGTTGGGGATCATCTTCCAGAAGCTCCGAGACCTCCAGATCCCCGTCGAGGACGATCCGGAGATCACGGTCCAGAACATCGTCTCGAGCGCGGACCTCGGGCACAACCTCAATCTCAACGCGCTCGCCATCGGGCTCGGGCTGGAGGACGTCGAGTACGAGCCCGAGCAGTTCCCCGGGCTCGTCTACCGCATGGACGAGCCGAAAGTCGTCATCCTGCTGTTCGGGAGCGGAAAGATCGTGATCACGGGTGGGAAGCGGACGAGCGACGCCGAGACGGCCGTCGTCGAGATCGTCGATCGGATCGAGGGACTCGGTCTGCTCGGATGA
- a CDS encoding HAD family hydrolase: MRRFDAILFDLDNTLCRHEQSAETIYRGAFEYAGVDPFGAPEELWRALDGDPPPRDAAGYLADGFGQIADRHGVSVDADALAAGFLETVDYRAVSFCPGAEQALAAARDRAQIGLVTNGPSSRQSVKLDALGLAAAFDVVVYAGDLPRRKPYRDPFDRALESLAVAPGSALYVGDSVEHDVVGARRAGLRVAWCPADDETAAAYRRGEAAWPGGREPDYVLDGLGELVAVLGGDRDRPA, translated from the coding sequence GTGAGACGGTTCGACGCGATCCTGTTCGATCTCGACAACACGCTCTGCCGCCACGAGCAGTCCGCCGAGACGATCTACCGCGGGGCGTTCGAGTACGCGGGTGTCGATCCGTTCGGTGCCCCCGAGGAGCTCTGGCGCGCACTCGACGGCGATCCCCCACCCCGCGACGCCGCGGGCTACCTCGCCGACGGGTTCGGACAGATCGCCGACCGGCACGGCGTCAGCGTCGACGCGGACGCGCTCGCCGCGGGGTTTCTCGAAACTGTCGACTACCGTGCGGTCTCGTTTTGCCCCGGCGCGGAACAGGCGCTCGCCGCCGCGCGCGACCGCGCTCAGATCGGACTCGTCACGAACGGGCCGTCGTCCCGGCAGTCGGTCAAACTCGACGCGCTCGGACTCGCGGCGGCGTTCGACGTGGTCGTCTACGCCGGCGACCTCCCGCGTCGGAAACCCTATCGGGACCCGTTCGACCGCGCGCTGGAGTCGCTCGCCGTCGCCCCCGGATCGGCGCTCTACGTCGGCGACTCGGTCGAACACGACGTCGTCGGGGCACGCCGCGCGGGGCTCCGGGTCGCGTGGTGTCCCGCGGACGACGAGACAGCGGCGGCGTACCGGCGGGGCGAGGCGGCGTGGCCCGGCGGCCGGGAACCCGACTACGTGCTCGACGGGCTCGGTGAACTCGTCGCCGTCCTCGGCGGCGACCGGGATCGACCGGCGTGA
- a CDS encoding PAS domain S-box protein: protein MSSAGPLSERLSETLSAFDRPSSSFTPLTTSEVADATDCSRRAAYNRLDELVDRGALATKKVGARGRIWWRTSGTESEDGVGTDGPGETLAGDERGVEFRSLVGAVDEYAIFMLDTDGAVVTWNDGARRIKGYRREEIVGDHYGSFYTEAAAENGVPERNLEQAAAQGSVELTGWRVRADGSRFWANATLTAVRDDDGTLQGYVKVTRDMTDHREYETRLRRQRDLVRKLFETSTAGVVLIDADGTVEETNERARDLLGVHPAGVPASEWPLVDEAGEPIPGDDRPVARVFETGERVGDWEARVDRPDTERWVSVTAAPLTCDDGGVEQVVVTLYDVTPLKSRQRRLERHRDDLQHELGEVFERIDDAVLALDDDWRVTYLNTRAERLLGRSADELVGRSIREGVPDAIASTFRGVEGAIDARETVTFEEYYSTLDAWFDVRAYPSETGLSVHFRDVTERKEREAELERYETIVETIDDGVYVLDDDYEFVQMNDAYAEMTGYDRTELLGSHCSLVVGEGISERAAAFSEAMVAGDGDHATIEAEIQRADGDALPAESKFTPLPSDDGTFQGTVGVVRDVTERKRRERELERYATIVETVDDGIYAVDADARFILVNDAFCELTGYGRAELLGAHATTVHGDEITPKAATLVAEVDAGERKVANVELDIHRADGTSVPAESRLGPIDLDDGRGRCGVVRDVTERVERERELERRVRQQEVVTELGHRALEGEGLDALMAEAAELVADTLDTDYCKMLDLDAEAEELLLRQGVGWDDGLVGSETVSSVEAESQAAYTLGSDAPVVVTDLATESRFSGPDLLASHGVRSGVTTVVGPVDEPWGVLGVHDRRVREFADHDVDFVQSVATILANAIDRQRNEQQLRRQREQLAAVNNLNEIVNGIVEAVIDRSTREEIERAVCERLAAADSYLFAWIGDVDSHSQTVRVRTEAGVDGYLDDVTVSIDPDNPRSQGATGRALRTGETQVTQDVRGNPDYEQWREHVRAHGFRSSAAIPITHEGTLYGVLNVYASRPNGFEGDERAVVSQLGEVMGHAIASIERKRALMSDEVLSIEYRIRDCFDVFDAPATAETIRLDQVVPAGNDEYLLYGSTSAHAFETVLALADTVPTWTTVTRLTEGSGTVRFEVQLSEPPVVSEVASHGGYVDQAVIEDGDYRIEFHLPPGVEPRRISEVVRESYPSAEFVAKRHVTRTPDSVDSLKRVLAEELTDRQRSALEAAYFGGFFEWPREQNGEDVADAIGISPPTLHQHLRIAQRKLLSATFDDARDARD, encoded by the coding sequence ATGTCCTCTGCAGGCCCGCTGTCGGAGCGACTGAGCGAGACGCTCTCGGCTTTCGACCGGCCCTCGTCCAGCTTCACTCCCCTCACCACGAGCGAGGTGGCGGACGCCACCGACTGTTCGCGCCGTGCCGCGTACAACCGACTCGACGAACTCGTCGACCGTGGCGCGCTGGCGACGAAGAAAGTCGGCGCGCGTGGCCGGATCTGGTGGCGCACGTCCGGCACCGAGTCCGAAGACGGCGTCGGAACGGACGGTCCCGGAGAGACGCTGGCGGGAGACGAACGCGGGGTGGAGTTCCGGTCGCTCGTCGGGGCCGTCGACGAGTACGCCATTTTCATGCTCGACACCGACGGCGCCGTCGTCACCTGGAACGACGGGGCGAGACGGATCAAGGGTTACCGGCGCGAGGAGATCGTCGGCGATCATTACGGCAGCTTCTACACGGAGGCAGCGGCCGAAAACGGCGTCCCGGAGCGGAACCTCGAACAGGCGGCAGCGCAGGGCTCGGTCGAGCTGACGGGGTGGCGCGTGCGCGCGGACGGCTCGCGCTTCTGGGCGAACGCGACGCTCACAGCCGTCCGTGACGACGACGGCACGCTCCAGGGATACGTGAAAGTGACCCGGGACATGACCGACCACCGGGAGTACGAGACGCGGCTCCGCCGACAGCGGGACCTCGTCCGGAAGCTGTTCGAGACCAGCACGGCCGGGGTCGTCCTGATCGACGCGGACGGGACGGTCGAGGAGACGAACGAGCGCGCGAGGGACCTACTCGGCGTCCACCCCGCCGGCGTGCCCGCGAGCGAGTGGCCGCTCGTCGACGAGGCCGGCGAGCCGATCCCCGGGGATGATCGCCCCGTCGCACGCGTCTTTGAGACCGGCGAGCGGGTGGGCGACTGGGAGGCTCGCGTCGACAGGCCGGACACCGAGCGGTGGGTCTCTGTCACGGCGGCCCCGCTGACGTGCGACGACGGCGGCGTCGAGCAGGTCGTCGTCACCCTCTACGACGTCACGCCGCTGAAGTCACGACAGCGGCGGCTGGAGCGCCACCGAGACGACCTCCAGCACGAACTCGGCGAGGTGTTCGAGCGCATCGACGACGCCGTGCTCGCGCTCGACGACGACTGGCGCGTCACGTACCTCAACACACGGGCCGAGCGGCTCCTCGGTCGATCCGCCGACGAACTGGTCGGGCGGTCGATCCGTGAGGGGGTCCCCGACGCGATCGCCTCGACGTTCCGTGGGGTCGAGGGAGCGATCGACGCCCGGGAGACGGTCACGTTCGAGGAGTACTACTCGACGCTCGACGCCTGGTTCGACGTCCGGGCGTATCCGTCTGAGACGGGGCTGTCGGTCCACTTCCGCGACGTCACGGAACGGAAGGAACGTGAGGCCGAACTGGAGCGCTACGAGACGATCGTCGAGACGATCGACGACGGCGTGTACGTCCTCGACGACGATTACGAGTTCGTCCAGATGAACGACGCGTACGCCGAGATGACCGGCTACGACCGGACGGAGTTGCTCGGGTCGCACTGCTCGCTCGTCGTGGGCGAGGGGATCTCCGAGCGGGCCGCGGCGTTCTCGGAGGCGATGGTGGCCGGCGACGGCGATCACGCCACGATCGAGGCGGAGATCCAGCGAGCCGACGGCGACGCGCTCCCGGCCGAAAGCAAGTTCACGCCGCTCCCGAGCGACGACGGGACGTTCCAGGGGACCGTGGGTGTCGTCCGCGACGTGACGGAGCGGAAGCGACGCGAACGGGAACTCGAACGCTACGCCACCATCGTCGAGACCGTCGACGACGGCATCTACGCGGTCGACGCCGACGCGCGGTTCATCCTGGTCAACGACGCCTTCTGCGAGCTGACCGGCTACGGCCGCGCGGAGTTACTCGGCGCACACGCGACCACGGTCCACGGCGACGAGATCACGCCGAAGGCCGCCACACTCGTCGCCGAGGTCGACGCCGGTGAGCGGAAGGTAGCGAACGTCGAACTCGACATCCATCGGGCAGACGGTACATCCGTCCCGGCCGAGAGCCGTCTCGGGCCGATCGACCTCGACGACGGCCGCGGCCGATGTGGCGTGGTCCGGGACGTCACAGAGCGCGTCGAACGCGAGCGCGAACTCGAACGACGGGTCCGCCAGCAGGAGGTCGTCACCGAACTCGGTCACCGGGCGCTCGAAGGCGAGGGGCTCGACGCGCTGATGGCCGAGGCGGCCGAGCTGGTCGCCGACACCCTCGACACCGACTACTGCAAGATGCTCGACCTCGACGCGGAGGCAGAGGAGCTTCTGCTCCGCCAGGGCGTCGGCTGGGACGACGGCCTCGTCGGCTCGGAAACGGTCTCGTCGGTCGAAGCCGAGTCGCAGGCGGCGTACACGCTGGGGTCGGACGCCCCCGTCGTCGTCACCGACCTCGCGACCGAATCACGGTTCAGCGGACCCGACCTGCTCGCGAGCCACGGCGTCCGCAGCGGCGTCACGACCGTCGTCGGTCCCGTCGACGAGCCGTGGGGGGTCCTCGGCGTCCACGACCGACGGGTGAGGGAGTTCGCAGACCACGACGTGGACTTCGTGCAGTCGGTCGCGACCATCCTCGCCAACGCGATCGATCGCCAGCGGAACGAACAGCAGCTGCGCCGCCAGCGCGAACAGCTCGCCGCGGTGAACAACCTCAACGAGATCGTCAACGGGATCGTCGAGGCGGTGATCGACCGGTCGACCCGCGAGGAGATCGAACGGGCCGTCTGCGAGCGGCTGGCCGCCGCCGACTCGTATCTGTTCGCGTGGATCGGTGACGTGGACTCACACTCCCAGACCGTTCGAGTTCGGACGGAGGCCGGCGTCGACGGCTACCTCGACGACGTCACGGTCTCGATCGATCCCGACAATCCCCGCTCGCAGGGCGCGACCGGGCGGGCGCTCCGGACGGGCGAGACGCAGGTCACCCAGGACGTCCGGGGGAACCCTGACTACGAGCAGTGGCGCGAGCACGTCCGCGCGCACGGCTTTCGGTCCTCGGCGGCGATTCCGATCACGCACGAGGGGACGCTATACGGGGTCCTGAACGTGTACGCTAGCCGGCCGAACGGCTTCGAGGGCGACGAGCGGGCGGTCGTCAGCCAGCTCGGCGAGGTGATGGGACACGCCATCGCGAGCATCGAGCGCAAGCGCGCGCTCATGAGCGACGAGGTGTTGTCGATCGAGTACCGGATCCGGGACTGCTTCGACGTGTTCGACGCGCCGGCCACGGCGGAGACGATCAGGCTCGACCAGGTCGTTCCCGCCGGGAACGACGAGTACCTCCTGTACGGGAGCACCTCGGCGCACGCCTTCGAGACGGTGCTCGCGCTGGCCGACACCGTCCCGACGTGGACGACGGTGACGCGGCTGACCGAGGGGTCCGGGACGGTGCGGTTCGAGGTCCAGCTGTCGGAGCCGCCGGTCGTCTCCGAAGTTGCTTCCCACGGGGGGTACGTCGATCAGGCGGTCATCGAGGACGGCGACTACCGGATCGAGTTCCACCTGCCGCCGGGGGTTGAGCCCCGACGGATCTCCGAGGTCGTCCGGGAGTCGTACCCCAGCGCCGAGTTCGTCGCGAAGCGTCACGTCACCCGCACACCCGACAGCGTCGACTCGCTGAAGCGCGTGCTCGCGGAGGAACTGACCGACCGGCAGCGGTCGGCGCTCGAAGCGGCGTACTTCGGCGGCTTCTTCGAGTGGCCCCGGGAGCAAAACGGGGAGGACGTGGCCGACGCGATCGGGATCTCGCCCCCGACGCTCCACCAGCACCTCCGGATCGCACAGCGGAAACTGCTCAGCGCGACGTTCGACGACGCGCGGGACGCCCGGGACTGA
- the leuS gene encoding leucine--tRNA ligase → MSRGYSHGRVQEYWQSVWEREGVYRVDDAADPTYVLGMFPYTSGELHMGHVRNYTITDAYARYRRMQGDDVLHPMGWDAFGLPAENAAYDRNTDPRSWTETCITQMREEMETMGFGYDWSREVTTCEPDYYRWNQWLFKRFYEEDLVEYEAATVNWCPDCETVLADAQVETRERAPATDGSTGDEHATHDGGRETVDVCWRCETPVGRRDLDQWFFGITDYAEELHAGLEELDGWSEGVREIQRNWIGRREGARVTLDVVDRDATVDVFTTRLDTVYGGTFVALAPGHDLSRAVAAEDETVAQYVDMVRGHADTEGTSGVDTGLRATHPLTGEELPVYVAAYVLDDVGTGAVLGVPAHNERDHAFARAHDIPVTQAVEPVDGSGTNLPDEPFTGDGMLTDSGAYDGLASAAARDRLLDEPAVESSVTYRLRDWLISRQRYWGTPIPVVHCDDCGHVLVPDEELPVELPAFVKTTGNPLDASEEFVETTCPDCGRPARRETDTMDTFVDSSWYFLRFLSPDLETAPFDTEGANELLPVDVYVGGDEHAVLHLLYIRFFARALCDLGLLDVREPVERLVNQGTVLYDGEKMSKSKGNAIAPHEYGAETTRLFVLSAAHPEQDFEWTAKKVSTAYDLQQTVYRLVQEYTERDEEAARDEHAPHDTYLERELDRTIAAVTADYERFRFHRVVSEIHGLTRLLRRYRAYDTPYKYPYERGLRALARFVAPITPFLGEELWSMLGEEGLVAEARWPEPLRAVTDHRVERQLVRRTLDDVRGITDVVGIDAPERIEIVVAQPWKYRAYELARAADPDAAVVGQLMADDRIGEHGEVAAEYATRVAERKPGLEPVLDADRELALFEQAAWLFEEEFGAEVAVRRATDDPDDDLARKARPDKPAIHID, encoded by the coding sequence ATGTCTCGGGGATACAGCCACGGTCGGGTGCAGGAGTACTGGCAGTCCGTCTGGGAGCGGGAGGGCGTCTACCGCGTCGACGACGCGGCCGACCCGACCTACGTACTGGGAATGTTTCCGTACACGTCGGGCGAGCTCCACATGGGTCACGTCCGGAACTACACGATCACGGACGCGTACGCCCGTTACCGGCGGATGCAGGGCGACGACGTGCTCCACCCGATGGGCTGGGACGCGTTCGGTCTCCCCGCCGAGAACGCGGCGTACGACCGCAACACCGACCCCCGATCGTGGACGGAGACGTGCATCACGCAGATGCGCGAGGAGATGGAGACGATGGGTTTCGGCTACGACTGGTCGCGGGAGGTCACGACCTGTGAGCCCGACTACTACCGCTGGAACCAGTGGCTGTTCAAACGCTTCTACGAGGAGGACCTCGTCGAGTACGAGGCTGCGACGGTCAACTGGTGTCCCGACTGCGAGACCGTCTTGGCGGACGCGCAGGTCGAGACGCGCGAGCGCGCGCCGGCGACGGACGGATCGACTGGGGACGAACACGCCACCCACGACGGCGGGAGGGAGACGGTCGACGTCTGCTGGCGGTGTGAGACGCCTGTCGGGCGGCGCGACCTCGACCAGTGGTTCTTCGGGATCACCGACTACGCGGAGGAGCTCCACGCCGGGCTGGAAGAGCTCGACGGCTGGTCGGAGGGCGTCCGCGAGATCCAGCGCAACTGGATCGGGCGACGGGAGGGGGCGCGGGTCACGCTCGACGTGGTCGACCGCGACGCGACGGTCGACGTGTTCACGACCAGGCTCGACACGGTGTACGGCGGGACGTTCGTCGCACTCGCACCGGGTCACGATCTCTCTCGAGCGGTCGCCGCCGAGGACGAGACCGTCGCGCAGTACGTCGACATGGTCCGCGGTCACGCCGACACGGAGGGGACGTCGGGCGTCGACACCGGGCTCCGCGCGACCCACCCCCTCACCGGCGAGGAACTCCCCGTCTACGTCGCCGCGTACGTCCTCGACGACGTGGGGACGGGCGCGGTGCTGGGCGTCCCGGCGCACAACGAGCGCGACCACGCCTTCGCCCGCGCGCACGACATCCCCGTCACCCAGGCCGTCGAACCCGTCGACGGTTCGGGGACGAACCTCCCCGACGAGCCCTTCACCGGCGACGGGATGCTCACCGACAGCGGCGCGTACGACGGGCTCGCGAGCGCGGCCGCGCGCGACCGACTCCTCGACGAGCCCGCGGTCGAGTCGTCGGTGACGTACCGCCTGCGCGACTGGCTCATCTCCCGCCAGCGCTACTGGGGGACGCCGATCCCCGTCGTGCACTGCGACGACTGCGGGCACGTGCTCGTCCCGGACGAGGAGCTCCCGGTCGAACTCCCCGCGTTCGTCAAGACGACCGGCAACCCGCTCGACGCGAGCGAGGAGTTCGTCGAGACGACCTGTCCCGACTGCGGCCGCCCGGCGCGGCGGGAGACAGACACGATGGACACGTTCGTCGACTCCTCGTGGTACTTCCTGCGTTTTCTCTCGCCCGACCTGGAGACGGCACCGTTCGACACCGAGGGGGCGAACGAGCTCCTGCCCGTCGACGTCTACGTCGGCGGCGACGAACACGCCGTGTTGCACCTGCTGTACATCCGGTTTTTCGCGCGGGCGCTCTGTGATCTCGGTCTCCTCGACGTGCGCGAACCCGTCGAGCGACTCGTGAACCAGGGGACCGTCCTCTACGACGGCGAGAAGATGTCGAAGTCGAAGGGCAACGCCATCGCCCCCCACGAGTACGGTGCCGAGACCACCCGGCTGTTCGTGCTGTCGGCCGCGCACCCCGAACAGGACTTCGAGTGGACCGCCAAGAAGGTCTCGACGGCGTACGATCTCCAGCAGACGGTCTACCGACTGGTCCAGGAGTACACGGAGCGCGACGAGGAAGCGGCCCGCGACGAACACGCCCCACACGACACGTACCTCGAACGCGAGCTCGACCGCACGATCGCCGCGGTCACCGCCGACTACGAGCGCTTCCGGTTCCACCGGGTAGTGAGCGAGATCCACGGGCTGACGCGGCTGCTCCGGCGCTACCGCGCGTACGACACGCCGTACAAGTACCCCTACGAGCGCGGTCTCCGGGCGCTGGCCCGCTTTGTCGCCCCGATCACCCCGTTCCTCGGCGAGGAGCTGTGGAGCATGCTCGGGGAAGAGGGTTTAGTCGCGGAGGCGCGGTGGCCCGAGCCGCTCCGGGCGGTCACCGACCACCGGGTCGAGCGTCAGCTCGTCCGGCGGACCCTCGACGACGTCCGCGGGATCACGGACGTGGTCGGGATCGACGCACCGGAACGGATCGAGATCGTGGTCGCCCAGCCGTGGAAGTACCGGGCGTACGAACTGGCCCGCGCGGCCGACCCGGACGCGGCCGTGGTGGGACAGCTCATGGCCGACGACCGGATCGGCGAACACGGCGAGGTCGCCGCGGAGTACGCCACCCGCGTTGCCGAGCGAAAGCCGGGACTCGAACCCGTGCTCGACGCCGACCGCGAACTCGCGCTGTTCGAGCAGGCCGCCTGGCTCTTCGAGGAGGAGTTCGGGGCCGAGGTGGCGGTCCGCCGGGCGACCGACGACCCCGACGACGACCTCGCGCGGAAGGCACGGCCGGACAAGCCGGCGATCCACATCGACTGA
- a CDS encoding redox-regulated ATPase YchF, producing the protein MSYRIGLVGKPSVGKSTFFNAATMNDVPEGAYPFTTIDPAIGEAYVRVPCAAPEFDESCTPSVGFCDDGTRFVPVKLVDVAGLIPGAHEGKGLGNQFLTDLNEADVLVHVVDFSGETDIEGEPTEGHDPREDIAFLETELDQWYLDVLKKGLDRYESGYHGKAGDVEADLATQMDAFRTSEEEIKQVILGLDLGLDPDTWSDEDELAIARELRARTKPMVIVANKMDTEAAQENYAEITADPDYDHLTIVPASAHAEKALKKATEGGAVAYQAGDDAFTVERELSEEQRAGLERIREFVSEYGGTGVQQALETALFDELGALAVFPGSANGRADSQGVFRDCFILPEGATTEAFAYHIHSDLGDGLLHGIDCRSGRQIGGDHELAHRDVVELVTTN; encoded by the coding sequence ATGAGCTACCGGATCGGTCTGGTCGGCAAGCCTTCAGTGGGCAAGTCGACGTTCTTCAACGCCGCGACGATGAACGACGTCCCGGAGGGGGCGTACCCGTTCACGACGATCGACCCCGCCATCGGCGAGGCGTACGTCCGCGTGCCGTGTGCGGCCCCCGAGTTCGACGAGTCCTGCACGCCGTCGGTCGGCTTCTGCGACGACGGAACCCGGTTCGTCCCCGTGAAACTGGTCGACGTCGCCGGGTTGATCCCCGGCGCGCACGAGGGGAAGGGCCTCGGTAACCAGTTCCTCACCGACCTCAACGAGGCCGACGTCCTGGTCCACGTCGTCGACTTCTCCGGCGAGACGGACATCGAGGGCGAACCGACGGAGGGCCACGACCCCCGCGAGGACATCGCGTTCCTCGAGACGGAACTCGACCAGTGGTACCTGGACGTGCTGAAGAAGGGCCTCGACCGGTACGAGTCGGGCTACCACGGGAAGGCGGGCGACGTCGAGGCCGACCTCGCCACGCAGATGGACGCCTTCCGGACCTCCGAAGAGGAGATCAAGCAGGTCATCCTCGGGCTCGACCTCGGGCTCGACCCCGACACCTGGTCCGACGAGGACGAACTCGCGATCGCGCGCGAACTCCGGGCGCGGACGAAGCCGATGGTGATCGTCGCAAACAAGATGGACACCGAGGCCGCCCAGGAGAACTACGCCGAGATCACCGCCGATCCCGACTACGACCACCTCACGATCGTCCCCGCGTCGGCCCACGCCGAGAAGGCGCTGAAAAAAGCCACCGAGGGCGGTGCGGTGGCGTATCAGGCCGGCGACGACGCGTTCACCGTCGAGCGCGAACTCTCCGAGGAACAGCGCGCGGGACTCGAGCGGATCCGCGAGTTCGTCTCCGAGTACGGCGGCACGGGCGTCCAGCAGGCCCTGGAGACGGCGCTGTTCGACGAACTCGGCGCGCTCGCCGTCTTCCCCGGGAGTGCCAACGGCCGTGCGGACTCCCAGGGCGTCTTCCGCGACTGTTTCATCCTTCCCGAAGGGGCGACGACCGAGGCGTTCGCGTACCACATCCACTCCGACCTCGGCGACGGTCTCTTACACGGCATCGATTGCCGGTCGGGGCGGCAGATCGGCGGCGATCACGAACTCGCCCACCGCGACGTGGTCGAACTCGTCACGACGAACTGA
- a CDS encoding CinA family protein, producing MDAHDETVEARVGDALRAVGQTVAVAESLTGGLVGSRLTDVPGSSDYFDRAVVTYSNDAKRDALAVSRESLDAHGAVSAPVAREMAQGVRDTAGTTWGVSTTGIAGPTGGTAEKPVGLVFVGVAYAAPWGTGESFTRAERYVLDGDRHEVKTESATRALAALLAGVEGDSA from the coding sequence ATGGACGCACACGACGAGACGGTCGAGGCCCGCGTCGGCGACGCGCTCCGAGCGGTCGGGCAGACGGTCGCCGTCGCGGAATCGCTCACCGGCGGCCTCGTCGGCTCCCGGCTGACCGACGTTCCCGGGTCGAGCGACTACTTCGACCGCGCGGTCGTGACGTACTCGAACGACGCCAAGCGCGACGCGCTGGCGGTCTCGCGGGAGTCGCTCGACGCGCACGGGGCCGTGTCGGCCCCCGTCGCCCGCGAGATGGCCCAGGGGGTTCGAGACACCGCGGGGACGACCTGGGGCGTCTCGACGACGGGGATCGCCGGGCCGACCGGCGGCACGGCCGAGAAGCCGGTCGGGCTCGTCTTCGTCGGCGTCGCCTACGCCGCGCCGTGGGGAACCGGTGAGTCGTTCACCCGCGCCGAGCGGTACGTCCTCGACGGCGATCGCCACGAGGTCAAGACGGAGAGCGCGACACGGGCGCTGGCGGCCCTCCTCGCGGGTGTCGAGGGGGACTCGGCGTGA
- a CDS encoding universal stress protein has product MYDAILVPTDGSSGSERAVERAADFAATYDATLHALYVVDDGSIPVASAGSVDDELTARGRQAIDLVEGYAADHGVPFASDIRYGDPQGEILRYVETRDIDLVVMGTHGRTGIERHLLGSVTERVVRSAPVPVVTVGLRGSVDEITAEDDARAVAREAVAEEYGPDVDLGRGAYREQHAWVFEGSAGDRHVTVYVDRATGEPHVVATPDEP; this is encoded by the coding sequence ATGTACGACGCAATCCTCGTTCCGACCGACGGGAGCTCGGGCTCCGAGCGCGCGGTCGAACGCGCGGCCGACTTCGCCGCGACCTACGACGCCACGCTCCACGCACTGTACGTCGTCGACGACGGATCGATCCCGGTCGCGAGCGCGGGGTCCGTCGACGACGAACTCACGGCGCGGGGGCGGCAGGCGATCGACCTCGTGGAGGGGTACGCCGCCGACCACGGCGTTCCGTTCGCGAGCGACATCCGGTATGGCGATCCGCAGGGTGAGATCCTCCGGTACGTCGAGACGCGCGACATCGACCTCGTCGTCATGGGGACCCACGGGCGGACCGGCATCGAACGGCACCTGCTCGGGAGCGTCACGGAGCGCGTGGTCCGGTCCGCGCCCGTCCCGGTCGTGACGGTCGGGCTGCGCGGCTCGGTCGACGAGATCACGGCCGAGGACGACGCACGCGCGGTCGCTCGGGAGGCGGTGGCCGAGGAGTACGGCCCGGACGTCGACCTCGGCCGAGGGGCGTACCGCGAACAGCACGCGTGGGTGTTCGAGGGCTCGGCCGGGGACCGACACGTGACCGTCTACGTCGACCGGGCGACGGGCGAGCCACACGTCGTCGCCACGCCGGACGAGCCGTAG